The proteins below are encoded in one region of Thermosulfurimonas marina:
- a CDS encoding aspartate-semialdehyde dehydrogenase, with the protein MAREFNVAVVGATGAVGRMMIRVLEERNFPVKNLRLFASERSRGLKLPFRGEEIPVEVLSETRSFSGIDIALFSAGGSRSLEYAPRFAADGAVVVDNSSAWRMDPEVPLVVPEVNPHAVAGYKNKGIIANPNCSTIQMVVPLKPLHDYGRIKRIVVATYQAVSGAGQKAIEELSAQTRAWCAGEELPPAQVIAHQIAFNCVPHIDVFLENAYTREEMKMVNETRKIMEDDSIRVTATCVRVPVFYGHAEAVNLETERKITPEKARELLSNFPGVVVRDDPENRVYPLQIEVAGRDEVFVGRIREDESVECGLNLWIVADNLRKGAATNAVQIAEILAREYL; encoded by the coding sequence ATGGCCAGGGAATTCAATGTGGCCGTGGTGGGGGCCACCGGGGCTGTGGGGCGGATGATGATCCGGGTCCTGGAGGAGCGGAACTTTCCGGTGAAAAACCTGCGGCTTTTTGCCTCGGAACGCTCCCGGGGGCTGAAACTTCCATTCCGAGGGGAGGAAATCCCGGTGGAGGTCCTTTCGGAGACCCGGAGCTTTTCCGGGATCGATATCGCCCTTTTTTCCGCCGGGGGCTCCCGCAGTCTGGAATACGCCCCGCGATTTGCCGCCGACGGGGCGGTGGTGGTGGATAATTCCAGCGCCTGGCGCATGGACCCGGAGGTGCCCCTGGTGGTCCCGGAGGTCAATCCCCACGCCGTGGCCGGCTACAAAAACAAGGGCATCATTGCCAATCCCAATTGTTCTACCATCCAGATGGTGGTTCCCCTGAAACCGCTTCACGATTATGGACGCATAAAGCGGATCGTGGTGGCCACCTATCAGGCGGTCTCCGGGGCCGGACAGAAGGCCATCGAGGAGCTTTCCGCCCAGACCCGGGCCTGGTGCGCCGGGGAGGAGCTCCCTCCCGCCCAGGTCATCGCCCACCAGATCGCCTTCAACTGCGTGCCCCATATTGATGTCTTTCTGGAAAACGCCTACACCCGCGAGGAAATGAAGATGGTCAACGAGACCCGGAAGATCATGGAGGACGACTCCATCCGGGTTACGGCCACCTGCGTGCGGGTTCCGGTCTTTTACGGGCACGCGGAGGCGGTGAACCTGGAGACCGAGCGCAAGATCACTCCGGAGAAGGCCCGGGAGCTTCTTTCGAATTTTCCCGGGGTGGTGGTGCGGGACGATCCGGAAAATCGGGTCTATCCCTTGCAGATAGAAGTGGCCGGCCGCGACGAAGTCTTTGTAGGACGCATCCGGGAGGACGAATCTGTAGAATGCGGGCTCAATCTCTGGATTGTGGCGGACAATTTGCGCAAGGGGGCGGCCACCAACGCCGTGCAGATCGCTGAAATCCTGGCCCGGGAGTATCTTTAG
- a CDS encoding AMP-dependent synthetase/ligase codes for MKRALRAFRPDRGQGSIPEVFFRAVKDFGPRPALSIFREGTYQHLTYAELGERVRLLASGLRALGFSRGEKCALLGPNSPEWAQAYLAILAAGGVCVPIDSLLKPYEFRHIFEEARVRFIFVARRFLETVLEIEEERPHFRKIIALESLPERSSKLLDLPELLEKGRKRPREPLFPDPEELAVLIYTSGTTGRAKGVMLTHRNLVSDVVACYRSLPVDENDRFLSVLPLHHTFECTGGFLLPLYSGAHITFARSLKSRDILADLRASKATIMLGVPLLFQKLYEGLERAVRKASLPRRTLFQALLRVSGAAERWGKEETAGRLLFRGLREKAGLSHLRFFVSGGAPLPPHLPRAFRRLGIKLFQGYGLTEASPVLAVNPPEAPKDESVGLPLPGVEVKVRDPDSQGVGELCFRGPMVMKGYFENPEATRAAFDEEGFLRTGDLGYVDEEGYIYVCGRAKNLIVTPAGKNVYPEEIEAELDKSPYILESMVFGFPREGGEEVWAVIVPDYEAIERDFHGRHLSEKDVEALISREVKARMAPLADYKRVKRFLLREEEFPKTSTRKIKRHLVVPKLIAELQK; via the coding sequence ATGAAGCGCGCCTTAAGGGCTTTCAGGCCGGATCGAGGGCAGGGGTCCATCCCGGAAGTCTTTTTCCGTGCGGTAAAAGACTTTGGCCCCCGGCCGGCCCTTTCCATCTTTCGGGAGGGGACTTACCAGCACCTGACCTACGCCGAGCTGGGAGAGCGGGTGCGCCTTTTGGCCTCCGGGCTTCGGGCTCTGGGATTCTCCCGGGGAGAAAAGTGTGCCCTCCTGGGGCCGAATTCTCCGGAATGGGCCCAGGCCTATCTGGCCATTCTGGCCGCCGGAGGGGTATGTGTGCCGATAGATTCCCTCCTTAAGCCTTACGAATTCCGGCATATCTTCGAGGAGGCCCGGGTCCGTTTTATCTTCGTGGCCCGGCGATTTCTGGAAACCGTGCTCGAGATCGAAGAAGAACGGCCACACTTTAGAAAGATCATCGCTCTGGAGTCCCTTCCGGAAAGATCTTCCAAGCTTCTCGATCTCCCGGAGCTTCTGGAAAAAGGCCGAAAAAGGCCCCGGGAGCCCCTTTTTCCAGATCCCGAAGAGTTGGCGGTCCTTATTTACACTTCTGGAACTACGGGGCGGGCCAAGGGGGTAATGCTCACCCACCGCAACCTCGTCTCCGACGTGGTGGCCTGTTATCGGAGTCTTCCGGTGGACGAAAACGATCGTTTTCTCTCCGTACTTCCTCTGCATCACACCTTTGAATGTACGGGAGGCTTTCTCCTCCCCCTTTACTCCGGGGCCCACATTACCTTTGCCCGCAGTCTCAAAAGTCGGGACATACTGGCGGATCTTCGGGCCTCTAAGGCCACCATCATGCTGGGCGTTCCTCTCCTTTTTCAGAAACTCTACGAGGGACTGGAGCGGGCCGTAAGAAAGGCCTCTTTGCCTCGGAGGACCCTTTTCCAGGCCCTCCTTCGGGTCAGTGGGGCGGCGGAGAGATGGGGAAAGGAGGAGACCGCCGGCCGGCTTCTCTTCCGGGGCCTGCGGGAAAAGGCCGGACTTTCCCACTTGCGCTTTTTTGTCTCCGGAGGAGCCCCTCTTCCTCCGCACCTTCCCCGGGCCTTTCGTCGCCTGGGAATCAAACTTTTCCAGGGTTACGGTCTTACGGAGGCCAGTCCGGTCTTGGCGGTAAATCCTCCGGAGGCCCCTAAAGACGAAAGCGTGGGGCTTCCGCTTCCCGGGGTGGAGGTCAAGGTGCGGGATCCCGATTCCCAGGGGGTGGGAGAGCTCTGTTTCCGGGGCCCTATGGTCATGAAGGGTTATTTTGAGAATCCGGAGGCCACCCGGGCGGCCTTTGACGAGGAGGGTTTCCTGCGCACCGGAGACCTGGGGTATGTGGATGAGGAAGGCTATATCTATGTGTGTGGACGGGCCAAAAATCTCATCGTGACCCCGGCCGGGAAAAACGTCTATCCCGAAGAAATCGAGGCCGAGCTGGACAAGAGCCCTTATATCCTGGAGAGTATGGTCTTTGGTTTTCCCCGAGAAGGAGGAGAAGAGGTCTGGGCGGTCATCGTTCCAGACTACGAGGCCATAGAGCGAGATTTTCATGGACGGCACCTCTCGGAAAAGGACGTAGAGGCTTTGATTTCCCGGGAGGTCAAAGCCCGGATGGCCCCTCTGGCGGATTACAAAAGGGTCAAACGTTTTCTCCTTCGGGAAGAGGAATTTCCCAAGACCTCCACCCGCAAGATTAAGCGCCATCTGGTGGTTCCCAAACTTATCGCCGAGCTTCAGAAATAA
- a CDS encoding OmpP1/FadL family transporter, with the protein MRIWLWAMWAFFLGVSQVFSAGFQLLNEGSARVMGLGAAVTARTDLVEAAWYNPSATSFLEVPEALAGLALVYPSVEFDQRAGKDYEMTEMLHPLPFFYASYPLQERFTLNFSFNVPYGLTTDWPGDWAGRYDAVYTRLRCYFFTPSVAVKLSDRLSLGLGAQVVYADAEMRKSVAPTTSGTDVTTKLTGDDWDGGFVVALTYRLFPHTTLGLTYRSQIALDLEGDAKYYNTAGTQVPVPVSGPVPAGFLFRPGEGEVFLDLPDTLALGVTTHYFSRWTLSLDLLWTGWSTYEELKFKYEHRPGDPAGDPGTVSQPKDWDDVWAVRFGAEYALNEAWTLRFGYVFDPSPIDDRYRGPELPTNDRHLFNLGLGYRQGALSLDLAYTYLMMEDSKPGTSPEANRSGLSGTYEGSAHILAFDLGYRF; encoded by the coding sequence ATGCGAATTTGGCTCTGGGCAATGTGGGCCTTCTTTTTGGGGGTTAGTCAGGTCTTTTCCGCGGGGTTTCAGCTTCTCAATGAGGGTTCTGCCCGGGTGATGGGGCTTGGGGCCGCGGTCACCGCCCGGACTGATCTGGTGGAGGCCGCTTGGTACAATCCTTCGGCCACCAGTTTCTTGGAGGTGCCGGAGGCCCTGGCCGGGCTGGCCCTGGTTTATCCCTCGGTGGAGTTCGACCAACGGGCCGGAAAGGACTACGAAATGACCGAGATGCTTCACCCCTTGCCTTTCTTTTATGCGAGCTATCCGCTACAGGAACGGTTCACCCTCAATTTTTCCTTCAATGTGCCCTACGGGCTTACTACTGACTGGCCCGGAGACTGGGCAGGACGTTATGATGCGGTCTACACCCGCCTTCGGTGTTACTTCTTTACCCCTTCGGTGGCGGTGAAGCTTTCGGACCGGCTTTCGCTAGGTCTGGGGGCCCAGGTGGTCTATGCCGACGCAGAAATGCGCAAATCCGTAGCTCCCACCACCTCGGGGACGGATGTAACCACCAAGCTCACCGGAGACGACTGGGACGGGGGCTTTGTGGTGGCCCTGACCTATCGCCTGTTTCCCCACACCACCCTAGGGCTCACCTATCGCTCTCAGATTGCCCTGGATCTGGAAGGCGATGCCAAATACTACAACACGGCCGGAACCCAGGTGCCGGTGCCCGTTTCAGGGCCGGTTCCCGCAGGCTTCCTTTTTCGTCCGGGAGAGGGAGAGGTCTTTCTGGATCTTCCGGACACCCTGGCCCTGGGGGTGACCACCCACTATTTTTCTCGCTGGACCTTGAGTCTGGACCTCCTCTGGACCGGCTGGAGCACTTACGAGGAGTTGAAGTTCAAGTACGAGCACCGGCCCGGAGATCCTGCCGGGGACCCGGGGACGGTCTCTCAGCCCAAGGACTGGGACGATGTCTGGGCCGTGCGTTTCGGGGCGGAATACGCCCTGAATGAGGCCTGGACCCTGCGCTTCGGATACGTCTTTGATCCCTCGCCCATCGACGATCGCTACCGGGGCCCGGAGCTTCCTACCAATGATCGGCACCTCTTCAATTTAGGCCTGGGTTATCGCCAAGGGGCCCTTTCTCTTGACCTCGCCTACACTTACCTGATGATGGAAGACTCCAAGCCCGGGACCTCCCCGGAGGCTAACCGTTCCGGACTTTCGGGTACCTACGAGGGCTCAGCCCATATCCTGGCCTTTGATCTGGGTTATCGGTTTTAG
- a CDS encoding Fur family transcriptional regulator — translation MISKEKIEEIRHLGLKITPQRLAILEYLEGNLSHPTAEDIYRHVQKNFPSISFATVYNTLEALKEKGLVRELYVEGTKKRFDPNPRPHHHFYCTSCGSILDVHEEIPLKIPQKLQKKAVIEEYTILFTGTCSKCLHKS, via the coding sequence ATGATCTCTAAGGAAAAGATCGAAGAAATTCGGCACCTGGGCCTTAAGATCACTCCTCAGCGTTTGGCCATCCTGGAATATCTGGAAGGGAACCTCTCCCACCCCACCGCGGAAGACATCTATCGTCACGTGCAGAAGAACTTTCCCAGCATTTCCTTTGCCACGGTCTATAACACCCTGGAGGCCTTAAAGGAAAAGGGCCTGGTGCGCGAACTCTATGTGGAGGGCACCAAGAAGCGCTTCGACCCCAACCCTCGTCCCCATCACCACTTCTACTGTACCTCCTGCGGAAGCATTCTGGATGTTCACGAAGAAATACCCCTAAAAATTCCCCAAAAATTACAAAAAAAGGCGGTAATAGAAGAATATACCATACTTTTTACCGGTACCTGCTCAAAGTGCCTGCACAAGTCCTAA